The following proteins come from a genomic window of Pseudomonas putida:
- the dgcB gene encoding dimethylglycine demethylation protein DgcB, with translation MLNTLLPILLFAALGLAVLGALRRVRMWRRGRPSKVNLIGGLLAMPRRYLVDLHHVVERDKYMSKTHVATAGGFVLSAALAILVHGFGLQSKILGYALLVATVIMFTGAIFVFKRRLNPPSRLSKGPWMRLPKSLLAFAVSFFIATLPVAGILPANTGGWVMVAILGLGVLWGVSELFFGMTWGGPMKHAFAGALHLAWHRRADRFGGGRSTGLKPLDLEDPNAPLGVEKPVDFTWNQLLGFDACVQCGKCEAMCPAFAAGQPLNPKKLIQDMVIGLAGGTDAQFAGSPYPGKPIGEHGGNPHQPIVNGLVDAETLWSCTTCRACVEECPMMIEHVDAIVDMRRHLTLEKGATPNKGAEVLDNLIATDNPGGFAPGGRMNWAADLNLQLLSEVKATEVLFWVGDGAFDMRNQRTLRSFVKVLKASGVDFAVLGLEERDSGDVARRLGDEATFQQLAKRNIQTLAKYKFQRIVTCDPHSFHVLKNEYGALGGDYQVQHHSTYIAELIAAKKLNLGQHKGGSVTYHDPCYLGRYNGEYEAPREVLKALGIEVREMQRSGFRSRCCGGGGGAPITDIPGKQRIPDMRMDDIRETEAELVAVGCPQCTAMLEGVVEPRPQIKDLAELVADVLIEEDGSTVPKPQTAKREPAEVH, from the coding sequence ATGTTGAACACCCTTCTACCCATTCTGCTGTTCGCTGCCCTTGGCCTGGCAGTGCTCGGTGCCTTGCGCCGGGTACGCATGTGGCGCCGTGGCCGGCCGTCCAAGGTCAACCTGATCGGCGGCCTGCTGGCCATGCCGCGCCGCTACCTGGTGGACCTGCACCACGTGGTTGAGCGCGACAAATACATGTCCAAGACCCACGTGGCCACTGCGGGCGGCTTTGTGCTATCCGCTGCCCTGGCGATTCTGGTGCATGGTTTTGGCCTGCAGAGCAAGATCCTCGGCTATGCGCTGCTGGTAGCCACGGTGATCATGTTCACCGGCGCCATCTTTGTCTTCAAACGCCGCCTCAACCCGCCCTCTCGCCTGTCCAAGGGCCCGTGGATGCGCCTGCCGAAGAGTTTGCTGGCGTTCGCCGTGAGCTTCTTCATTGCCACCCTGCCGGTCGCCGGTATCCTGCCGGCCAACACCGGTGGCTGGGTGATGGTCGCCATTCTGGGCCTGGGCGTGCTGTGGGGTGTATCGGAGCTGTTCTTTGGCATGACCTGGGGCGGCCCGATGAAGCACGCCTTCGCCGGTGCCTTGCACCTGGCCTGGCACCGCCGTGCCGATCGCTTCGGCGGCGGCCGCTCCACCGGCCTAAAGCCGCTGGATCTGGAAGACCCGAACGCCCCCCTGGGTGTGGAAAAACCGGTGGACTTCACCTGGAACCAGCTGCTGGGCTTCGATGCCTGCGTGCAGTGCGGTAAATGTGAAGCCATGTGCCCGGCCTTTGCCGCTGGCCAGCCGCTGAACCCGAAAAAACTCATTCAGGACATGGTCATCGGCCTTGCCGGTGGCACGGACGCGCAATTTGCCGGTAGCCCGTACCCTGGCAAACCGATCGGCGAACACGGCGGCAATCCGCATCAGCCGATCGTCAATGGCCTGGTCGACGCCGAAACGCTGTGGTCCTGCACCACCTGCCGTGCCTGCGTCGAGGAGTGCCCGATGATGATCGAGCACGTCGATGCCATCGTCGACATGCGCCGCCACCTCACCCTGGAAAAGGGCGCTACCCCGAACAAGGGCGCCGAGGTGCTGGACAACCTGATCGCTACCGACAACCCTGGCGGCTTCGCCCCCGGCGGGCGCATGAACTGGGCTGCCGACCTTAACCTGCAACTGCTGTCTGAAGTCAAAGCGACCGAAGTGTTGTTCTGGGTTGGCGATGGTGCCTTCGACATGCGTAACCAGCGCACTTTGCGTTCGTTTGTCAAAGTGTTGAAAGCCTCGGGCGTGGACTTCGCCGTACTCGGCCTGGAAGAGCGCGACAGCGGCGACGTGGCGCGCCGTCTGGGCGATGAGGCTACCTTCCAGCAACTGGCCAAACGCAACATCCAGACCCTGGCCAAGTACAAGTTCCAGCGCATCGTCACCTGCGATCCGCACAGCTTCCATGTGCTGAAGAACGAATACGGCGCCCTGGGCGGTGATTACCAGGTGCAGCACCACAGCACCTACATCGCCGAACTGATCGCGGCCAAGAAGCTCAACCTCGGTCAGCACAAGGGTGGTAGCGTCACCTACCACGATCCGTGCTACCTGGGCCGCTACAACGGCGAGTACGAAGCCCCGCGCGAAGTGCTCAAGGCGCTGGGTATCGAAGTGCGCGAGATGCAGCGCTCGGGCTTCCGTTCCCGTTGCTGCGGTGGTGGCGGCGGTGCGCCGATCACTGATATCCCTGGCAAGCAGCGTATTCCCGATATGCGCATGGACGACATCCGTGAAACCGAGGCCGAGCTGGTAGCTGTGGGTTGCCCGCAGTGCACTGCCATGCTTGAAGGCGTGGTCGAACCGCGCCCGCAGATCAAGGACTTGGCTGAACTGGTAGCCGACGTGCTGATCGAGGAGGACGGCTCCACTGTCCCAAAGCCGCAAACGGCTAAACGTGAACCTGCGGAGGTGCACTGA